One part of the Aestuariirhabdus litorea genome encodes these proteins:
- a CDS encoding sulfurtransferase, translated as MTQLRHLPLILEPDELLPLLGHPELLILDLCRGDLYQRTHIPGAVHVEPSWLMRREGTAMGKCPSEEQLRELFSALGYTGREHIVVYDDEGGGWAGRMIWTLDLIQHPSYSYLNGGMLAWLESDLPTEQQPNLPTPCEVELNFDFSPLITREELQAQLGADDLVIWDARSAEEYRGERLMAQRGGHIPGAINFEWTRAMDRSKQLRIREDLLPELESLGICRNKRIVTHCQSHHRSGFTYLLGKALGFESVQAYAGSWSEWGNLPDTPIES; from the coding sequence ATGACCCAATTGCGCCACCTACCGCTGATCCTTGAGCCGGATGAGCTCCTCCCCCTGTTAGGTCACCCCGAACTCTTGATTCTGGACCTGTGCCGCGGCGATCTCTATCAGCGCACCCATATTCCCGGCGCCGTGCACGTCGAGCCCTCCTGGCTGATGCGCCGCGAGGGTACCGCCATGGGCAAATGCCCCAGCGAGGAGCAGTTACGCGAGCTGTTCAGCGCCCTGGGTTACACCGGACGCGAGCACATCGTCGTCTACGACGACGAGGGCGGCGGCTGGGCCGGGCGCATGATCTGGACTCTTGACCTGATCCAACACCCCAGTTACTCCTACCTCAACGGCGGCATGCTGGCCTGGCTGGAGAGCGACCTGCCGACCGAACAGCAGCCCAACCTCCCTACCCCGTGCGAGGTTGAGCTGAACTTTGACTTCAGCCCCTTGATCACCCGCGAGGAGCTGCAAGCGCAGCTGGGTGCCGACGATCTGGTAATCTGGGATGCGCGCTCAGCCGAGGAGTATCGGGGCGAGCGCCTGATGGCTCAACGGGGAGGACACATCCCCGGCGCTATCAATTTTGAGTGGACCCGGGCGATGGATCGCAGCAAACAGCTGCGCATTCGCGAAGACCTCTTGCCCGAGCTGGAGTCCCTCGGTATCTGCCGCAATAAACGTATCGTGACCCACTGCCAGTCGCACCATCGCTCAGGCTTTACCTACCTGCTGGGAAAAGCGCTGGGCTTTGAGTCGGTGCAAGCCTATGCAGGCTCCTGGTCCGAGTGGGGCAACCTGCCCGACACCCCTATTGAAAGCTAG
- the asd gene encoding archaetidylserine decarboxylase (Phosphatidylserine decarboxylase is synthesized as a single chain precursor. Generation of the pyruvoyl active site from a Ser is coupled to cleavage of a Gly-Ser bond between the larger (beta) and smaller (alpha chains). It is an integral membrane protein.), giving the protein MNPKLFALLQYLVPQHLLSRAAGWVAECRWPWFKNRFISLFVNHYQVDMSQALEEDPKAYEHFNAFFTRALKPGARILAPDPRQLICPADGQISQIGQIEYGRIFQAKGHDFSLTELVGGDTSLADEFMNGSFATIYLSPRDYHRVHMPVEGTLRTMVHVPGKLFSVNQATAENIPGLFARNERVVAIFDTAQGPMAMILVGAMIVASIETVWAGLVAPPRREPKRTDYNAAARQPVTLGRGEEMGRFKLGSTVILLYPQQSMRWLESMRAGNSVRMGEALGTICEKAAL; this is encoded by the coding sequence GTGAATCCTAAACTCTTCGCTCTACTCCAGTACCTTGTACCCCAGCATCTCCTCTCCCGCGCAGCGGGCTGGGTTGCCGAGTGCCGCTGGCCCTGGTTCAAAAACCGTTTTATCAGCCTGTTCGTCAACCACTACCAGGTCGATATGAGCCAGGCCCTGGAGGAGGACCCCAAGGCCTACGAGCACTTCAACGCCTTTTTCACCCGGGCCTTGAAGCCCGGCGCCCGCATCCTGGCTCCCGACCCCAGGCAATTGATCTGCCCCGCTGATGGCCAGATTAGCCAGATCGGCCAGATTGAGTACGGTCGTATCTTTCAGGCCAAGGGCCACGACTTCAGCCTGACCGAACTGGTGGGCGGTGATACCTCACTGGCTGACGAGTTCATGAACGGTTCCTTCGCCACCATCTACCTCTCCCCCCGCGACTACCACCGGGTCCACATGCCGGTCGAAGGCACCCTGCGCACCATGGTCCACGTGCCCGGCAAGCTGTTCTCGGTTAACCAGGCCACTGCCGAAAACATACCCGGACTCTTTGCCCGTAACGAGCGGGTGGTGGCCATTTTTGATACCGCCCAAGGCCCCATGGCGATGATCCTGGTGGGAGCGATGATCGTCGCCAGCATCGAAACCGTTTGGGCGGGCCTGGTAGCTCCCCCGCGCCGGGAGCCTAAACGCACCGACTACAACGCGGCAGCTCGCCAGCCTGTCACCCTCGGACGAGGCGAGGAGATGGGGCGATTCAAACTGGGCTCCACTGTGATCCTGCTCTACCCGCAGCAGAGTATGCGCTGGCTTGAATCGATGCGGGCTGGCAACAGCGTCCGCATGGGGGAGGCCCTGGGAACGATCTGCGAAAAAGCCGCTCTTTAG
- the epmA gene encoding EF-P lysine aminoacylase EpmA — protein sequence MTDASWRPSAALPELKRRAQLLSQIRHYFEQQQVLEVETPMLSCAAVTDLNIDSFGTRFLPSGGGRNLTRYLHTSPEFPMKRLLAAGSGDIYQICRVFRNGEVGGRHNPEFTLLEWYRLGMDQQQLMTDMTGMLATAAGFRELRRVSYRRLFEDHFGINPHRVEEDQLRHLVADKVDPQLQGLSRNECLDLLFSQRIEPQLGVAGEGVLAGVYVYDYPASMAALARIEQEAGDWVARRFELFVDGLELANGYHELSDPEEQRQRFEADDRARADLGRREFPHDHRLLQALEAGLPDCAGVAIGLDRVLMLMAGTRRIADVLAFDFERA from the coding sequence ATGACCGATGCCAGCTGGCGACCCAGTGCCGCCCTCCCCGAGCTCAAGCGCCGTGCGCAGCTGCTCAGCCAGATTCGTCACTATTTCGAGCAGCAGCAGGTGCTGGAGGTGGAAACCCCCATGCTCTCCTGCGCCGCGGTGACCGACCTCAATATCGACAGTTTTGGTACCCGCTTCCTGCCCTCGGGCGGCGGGCGCAACCTGACACGGTACCTGCATACTTCGCCGGAGTTTCCCATGAAACGCCTGCTGGCAGCGGGCAGTGGTGATATCTACCAGATCTGCCGGGTGTTTCGTAACGGTGAGGTAGGCGGGCGCCATAATCCGGAGTTCACCCTGCTGGAGTGGTACCGGCTGGGGATGGACCAGCAGCAGTTGATGACCGATATGACCGGTATGCTGGCCACCGCCGCCGGCTTTCGGGAGTTGCGGCGGGTGAGCTACAGGCGCCTGTTTGAGGATCATTTCGGGATCAACCCCCATCGGGTCGAGGAGGATCAGTTGCGGCACCTGGTGGCGGACAAAGTGGATCCCCAGTTGCAGGGGCTGTCACGCAATGAGTGCCTGGACCTGCTGTTTTCGCAGCGGATTGAGCCCCAGCTCGGGGTGGCCGGTGAGGGTGTGCTGGCGGGGGTTTATGTGTATGACTACCCTGCCTCCATGGCCGCGCTGGCGCGCATCGAGCAGGAGGCCGGTGATTGGGTGGCTCGCCGTTTTGAGCTCTTTGTCGATGGCCTGGAGCTGGCCAACGGCTACCACGAGCTGAGTGACCCCGAGGAGCAGCGCCAGCGCTTTGAAGCGGATGACCGTGCACGGGCGGATCTGGGGCGGCGGGAGTTTCCCCATGATCACCGTTTGTTGCAGGCGCTGGAAGCTGGCCTGCCGGATTGTGCCGGGGTCGCGATCGGTCTTGATCGGGTGTTGATGTTGATGGCCGGCACCCGGCGCATTGCCGATGTGCTGGCCTTCGATTTCGAGCGCGCCTAA
- the efp gene encoding elongation factor P: protein MANYSTNEFKSGLKLMVDGDPCSILENEFVKPGKGQAFNRVKFRNLKTGRVWERTFKSGESLEGADVMDLEMEYLYTDGEFWHFMLTDGTFEQYAADAKAVGDTVNWLKEQEKYEVTLYNGAPLSVTAPNFVDLEVVETDPGLKGDTAQGGSKPATLTTGAVVKVPLFINIGEVLRIDTRTGEYMSRAKS, encoded by the coding sequence ATGGCTAACTATTCTACCAACGAATTCAAGTCGGGTCTTAAATTGATGGTGGACGGAGACCCCTGTTCTATTCTGGAGAACGAATTCGTTAAGCCGGGAAAGGGTCAGGCGTTTAATCGGGTCAAGTTCCGTAACCTGAAGACCGGCCGCGTGTGGGAGCGCACCTTCAAGTCCGGTGAATCCCTCGAAGGGGCCGATGTGATGGACCTGGAGATGGAATACCTTTATACCGACGGTGAGTTCTGGCACTTCATGCTGACGGACGGCACCTTCGAGCAATACGCCGCCGATGCCAAGGCGGTTGGCGATACCGTCAATTGGCTCAAGGAGCAGGAGAAGTACGAAGTGACTCTCTACAACGGTGCTCCCCTGAGTGTGACGGCCCCCAACTTCGTCGACCTTGAAGTGGTGGAAACCGACCCCGGGCTTAAGGGTGACACGGCCCAGGGCGGTTCCAAGCCAGCCACCCTGACCACCGGCGCGGTGGTTAAAGTGCCACTGTTTATTAACATTGGTGAAGTGCTCAGAATTGATACCCGTACGGGCGAATACATGAGTCGCGCCAAGAGCTAG
- the epmB gene encoding EF-P beta-lysylation protein EpmB, producing MIARTTPSVQTESWQQLLRNAIRDPKELFRALDLPWQTDLSPALAHQQFPVVVPTPYLSRIRKGDPNDPLLLQVLPSAPELLTVEGFTQDPLEEAASNPLPGLIHKYGNRVLLTVAGHCAINCRYCFRRHFPYDSNTPGREHWQKVLDYIALRPEIEEVIYSGGEPLAVNDQRLGWLSAELEQISHLKRLRIHTRMPVAIPQRVDDGLLSWLGRGRLKSVLVIHCNHPREIDLEVRNALQLLHANGVLLLNQSVLLRGVNDCVDTLERLSQALIDASVQPYYLHLLDRVAGAAHFEVAEERALELMRLLRERCSGYMVPSLVRECAGARSKTIIG from the coding sequence ATGATAGCGCGAACCACCCCTTCTGTGCAGACCGAGAGTTGGCAACAGCTGCTCCGCAACGCAATTCGTGACCCCAAAGAGCTTTTCAGGGCGTTGGACCTCCCCTGGCAGACCGATTTGAGCCCTGCCCTGGCCCACCAGCAGTTTCCCGTCGTGGTCCCGACGCCCTACCTCTCACGCATCCGCAAAGGGGATCCCAACGACCCGCTCCTGCTTCAGGTGCTGCCCAGCGCTCCCGAACTGCTCACGGTCGAAGGCTTCACCCAGGACCCTTTGGAGGAGGCCGCCTCCAACCCCCTGCCGGGATTGATTCATAAATATGGCAACCGTGTACTGCTCACGGTCGCGGGGCACTGCGCCATTAACTGTCGATACTGTTTCCGACGCCACTTCCCCTATGACAGCAACACACCGGGACGCGAGCACTGGCAAAAGGTGCTGGACTACATCGCCCTGCGTCCGGAGATCGAAGAGGTGATCTACAGTGGCGGAGAACCCCTTGCCGTCAACGACCAACGCCTGGGCTGGCTCAGCGCGGAGCTGGAGCAGATCTCCCACCTTAAACGCCTGCGCATCCATACCCGAATGCCGGTAGCGATTCCGCAACGGGTCGACGACGGCCTGCTCTCCTGGTTAGGGCGGGGGCGCCTCAAAAGCGTATTGGTGATCCATTGCAACCACCCGCGGGAGATCGACCTCGAAGTGCGAAACGCCTTGCAACTCCTGCACGCAAACGGAGTCTTATTACTCAACCAGTCCGTTCTTCTGCGAGGGGTCAACGATTGCGTCGACACGCTGGAGAGACTTAGCCAGGCGCTTATTGATGCGTCCGTGCAGCCTTATTACCTGCATCTGCTCGACCGTGTAGCGGGTGCTGCCCACTTTGAAGTGGCTGAAGAGCGGGCACTGGAGCTGATGCGCCTTTTGCGAGAGCGGTGCAGTGGCTACATGGTTCCCTCCCTGGTTCGGGAATGCGCCGGCGCCCGCTCCAAAACGATCATTGGATAG
- a CDS encoding EAL domain-containing response regulator has translation MAKEKKTLRLLIIEESQNDAEQLVNVFRNSGHATRAHRTISAEALEEELQSQTWDLLLASEASDEISADQALDIVNSLHKDIPVLLMLPEPSSEQITEALQKGYRDVIPYDEDKRLVLVANRELAQLEERRRRRQLEVSLKETEKRCQLLLDSSVDAIAYIHDGMHIYANRAYVELFGYEDADDLAGMPIIDMVAPENQAEIKKVLKEFHNQGSGEGKLTCSGQRQDESQFQANMEFSPAIYDGEPCEQVVIRVDTGNPELEEKLKEISTQDLVTGLFNRDYFSQQLDAAIEKAVGGKQNSAVFYISLDNFGEIRDKAGISGTDLVLTDVGSLLKENVPSPNVLARYGDDIFLALVAHDQLDKLKAIADKICAEVAEHMSDVSGVTVQTTCSIGIAIVNETTSSADGIMDRAQRAASRAQAGGGSRCHLHNPKDDIEAQANKGDVGAMIQQALDNNSFKLLFQPIISLRGDTHEHYEVLLRLIDADGKEVSPKEFMSVARETGLSTKIDRWAILQSIKLLAAHRANNHDTRLFIHLSGDSIMDPTLPPWLSVALKAARLPSDAIIFEISETDATTHLKQAKVLTKAINELHCRVALGHFGGSLNPFNNLKHLDVAFVKLDGSFSEDIDNSDTFESMKNMISSLQSQGKLTIVPMVESASMLSVLWQAGVNYIQGYYLQGPTEHMDYDFSNDM, from the coding sequence ATGGCCAAGGAAAAAAAGACTCTACGCCTTCTGATCATCGAAGAATCTCAAAACGATGCCGAACAGCTCGTTAATGTCTTTCGTAATTCAGGCCACGCCACCCGAGCCCATAGAACGATCTCTGCCGAGGCGCTGGAAGAGGAGCTGCAAAGCCAAACCTGGGACCTGCTGCTGGCCAGCGAGGCCAGTGATGAGATAAGCGCCGACCAGGCGCTGGATATCGTTAACTCCCTCCATAAGGATATTCCGGTTCTGTTAATGTTGCCGGAGCCCAGCAGTGAGCAGATCACCGAGGCCCTGCAGAAAGGGTACCGCGACGTTATCCCTTACGACGAAGACAAACGGCTGGTACTGGTGGCCAACCGCGAGCTCGCGCAGCTCGAAGAGCGCCGTCGCCGGCGCCAGCTCGAGGTAAGCCTGAAAGAGACCGAAAAGCGCTGCCAGCTTCTGCTCGATAGCTCGGTCGATGCCATCGCCTACATTCATGACGGCATGCACATCTATGCCAACCGCGCCTACGTAGAACTGTTCGGGTATGAGGATGCTGACGATCTGGCGGGAATGCCCATCATCGACATGGTGGCCCCGGAGAATCAGGCCGAAATCAAAAAGGTGTTGAAAGAGTTTCACAACCAGGGAAGCGGCGAGGGCAAACTCACCTGCTCCGGCCAGCGCCAGGATGAGAGCCAGTTCCAGGCCAATATGGAGTTCTCACCCGCCATCTACGACGGCGAGCCCTGCGAACAGGTGGTGATCCGGGTTGACACCGGCAACCCGGAGCTGGAGGAGAAACTCAAGGAGATCAGCACCCAGGACCTTGTCACCGGGTTGTTCAACCGGGACTACTTCTCCCAGCAACTCGATGCAGCCATCGAAAAGGCGGTCGGGGGCAAGCAGAACAGCGCCGTGTTTTATATCTCACTCGATAACTTTGGTGAGATTCGAGACAAGGCAGGCATTTCGGGCACCGACCTGGTACTGACCGATGTGGGTTCCCTACTGAAAGAGAACGTTCCCAGCCCCAATGTGCTGGCCCGCTACGGCGATGACATCTTCCTGGCCCTGGTGGCCCACGACCAACTGGACAAGCTCAAGGCGATTGCCGACAAGATTTGCGCTGAGGTTGCCGAGCACATGTCCGATGTCTCCGGTGTCACCGTACAGACCACCTGCAGCATCGGTATCGCCATTGTCAACGAAACCACCAGCTCAGCTGATGGCATCATGGACCGCGCCCAGCGCGCCGCGAGTCGTGCACAGGCGGGCGGCGGCAGCCGCTGTCACCTGCACAACCCCAAAGATGACATTGAAGCCCAGGCCAACAAGGGCGATGTCGGCGCCATGATTCAGCAGGCACTGGATAACAACAGCTTCAAGCTGTTGTTCCAACCCATCATCAGCCTGCGGGGTGACACCCACGAGCACTACGAGGTGCTGTTGCGACTGATCGACGCCGACGGTAAAGAGGTCAGCCCCAAGGAATTTATGAGCGTTGCCCGCGAAACCGGGCTAAGCACCAAGATCGACCGCTGGGCGATCCTGCAGTCGATCAAACTGCTGGCGGCGCACCGGGCCAACAACCACGACACACGCCTGTTCATCCACCTGAGCGGCGACTCCATCATGGACCCAACTCTTCCACCCTGGCTCAGCGTGGCCCTCAAGGCTGCTCGCCTGCCCAGCGATGCGATCATCTTCGAAATCTCCGAGACCGACGCCACCACCCACCTCAAGCAGGCCAAGGTGCTGACCAAGGCGATCAACGAGCTTCACTGCCGCGTGGCCCTGGGTCATTTTGGGGGCTCCCTTAACCCCTTCAACAATCTCAAGCACCTGGATGTTGCCTTCGTTAAACTGGACGGTTCCTTCTCCGAGGATATCGATAACAGCGACACCTTCGAGAGCATGAAGAACATGATCAGCTCGCTGCAAAGCCAGGGCAAGCTCACCATCGTCCCCATGGTCGAAAGCGCTTCCATGCTCTCCGTCCTGTGGCAGGCGGGGGTTAACTACATTCAGGGCTACTACCTGCAGGGCCCTACGGAGCATATGGATTACGACTTCTCCAACGACATGTAG
- the serB gene encoding phosphoserine phosphatase SerB, producing the protein MSKIILINVSGQDKPGLTSSITGIMAQFNLTILDIGQAVIHDHLTWGILVQIPSEKESSPLLKDLLFHMHELGLQVRFDAVSAEEYEQWVSGKGKARYIVTLLSRSISADQIARVSGITANHGLNIDSINRLSSRVSLEHPTPQNKACLEFSVRGSVPDLEALKADFLHISSELEVDIAFQEDSIFRRNRRLVVFDMDSTLIEAEVIDELAKAAGVGEQVSEITEQAMRGEIDFTESFSRRVALLKGLEESTLATIAGQLRMTEGAETLIATLKGLGYKTAILSGGFTFFAKHLQQRLGIDYVHANELEIEEGKVTGRVTGTVVDGQRKAELLQQIAAQEGIRLEQVIAVGDGANDLPMLSVAGLGVAFRAKPIVKESAKQSISTLGLDAILYLIGFRDRDQV; encoded by the coding sequence GTGAGCAAGATCATCCTTATCAATGTGTCGGGGCAGGACAAGCCGGGCCTGACCTCCTCGATCACCGGTATCATGGCGCAGTTTAACCTGACCATTCTGGATATTGGGCAGGCGGTTATTCACGACCACCTGACCTGGGGCATCCTGGTGCAGATTCCCTCTGAGAAGGAGTCATCGCCGCTGCTCAAGGACCTGCTGTTTCATATGCACGAGCTGGGACTGCAGGTCCGCTTCGATGCGGTCTCCGCCGAGGAGTACGAGCAGTGGGTCAGCGGCAAGGGTAAGGCGCGCTACATCGTTACCCTGCTGTCACGTTCAATCAGTGCTGACCAGATTGCACGTGTGTCAGGGATCACGGCCAACCATGGCCTCAATATTGATAGCATCAACCGCCTCTCGAGCCGGGTTTCGCTGGAGCACCCGACTCCGCAGAATAAGGCTTGCCTGGAATTCTCGGTCCGCGGCTCAGTGCCGGACCTGGAGGCGTTGAAGGCTGATTTCCTGCATATCTCCAGCGAGTTGGAGGTGGATATCGCGTTTCAGGAGGACAGCATCTTCCGGCGTAACCGCCGCCTGGTGGTGTTCGATATGGATTCGACCCTGATCGAGGCGGAAGTGATTGACGAGCTGGCCAAGGCTGCGGGCGTTGGCGAACAGGTGTCCGAGATTACTGAGCAAGCGATGCGTGGTGAGATCGATTTCACCGAAAGCTTCAGCCGACGAGTTGCCTTGCTGAAAGGGTTGGAGGAGTCAACACTGGCCACCATCGCCGGCCAGCTGCGCATGACCGAGGGCGCCGAGACACTGATCGCCACCCTCAAGGGATTGGGTTATAAGACCGCCATCCTCTCGGGCGGCTTCACCTTTTTTGCGAAGCACCTTCAGCAGCGGCTGGGGATCGATTATGTTCACGCCAATGAGCTGGAGATTGAGGAGGGCAAGGTAACCGGGCGGGTAACGGGGACCGTAGTGGATGGCCAGCGCAAGGCGGAGCTGCTGCAGCAGATCGCGGCGCAGGAGGGGATTCGTCTTGAGCAGGTGATCGCTGTGGGGGATGGTGCCAACGACCTACCCATGCTCAGCGTTGCAGGGCTGGGGGTCGCCTTCCGCGCCAAGCCCATCGTCAAGGAGAGCGCTAAACAGTCGATCTCTACTCTGGGGCTGGATGCCATCCTCTACCTGATCGGCTTCCGGGACCGCGACCAGGTGTAA